Proteins encoded within one genomic window of bacterium:
- a CDS encoding L-threonylcarbamoyladenylate synthase, which produces MHSISISDAAALLRAGELVAFPTETVYGLGGDALRADVVAKIFETKQRPTFDPIIVHVTSIEAAQALVLGWNKTADFLAELFWPGPLTFVLPKREIVPDIVTAGLSKVAIRMPAHPLAQSLLKEFGRPIAAPSANRFGHISPTTATHVYESFGAAVAIIDGGSTTVGVESTVLDLSEAIPRILRHGGITREQLAEVLDQVEVATSSTTLPSAPGQLPQHYAPKIPLYLYPFGTVPSPIPGKRCGCLLTTGRATAGFNVTEILSEQNDLREMAVNLFAAMRRLETQAIDCILAVKTSGDGLGAAINDRLTRAAANVY; this is translated from the coding sequence CGATATCCGATGCGGCAGCATTACTAAGAGCAGGTGAGTTAGTCGCGTTCCCCACTGAGACGGTGTATGGATTAGGCGGCGACGCGCTGCGCGCCGATGTCGTTGCGAAAATCTTTGAGACGAAACAGCGCCCGACATTCGATCCGATAATCGTACACGTAACCTCCATCGAAGCTGCGCAAGCATTGGTTTTAGGTTGGAACAAGACGGCGGATTTTCTAGCAGAATTGTTTTGGCCGGGACCGTTAACATTTGTGTTGCCGAAACGCGAGATTGTACCGGATATCGTTACCGCCGGGTTATCGAAGGTCGCTATTCGGATGCCAGCTCATCCACTGGCACAGTCGTTACTCAAAGAGTTTGGTCGACCAATCGCCGCGCCCTCCGCCAACCGATTTGGACACATTTCTCCCACCACTGCCACTCATGTATATGAGAGTTTCGGCGCTGCCGTTGCAATAATCGATGGTGGTTCTACGACCGTCGGAGTTGAGTCAACGGTACTTGATTTGAGCGAAGCGATACCGCGTATCCTGCGCCACGGGGGGATCACCCGTGAACAATTAGCGGAAGTATTGGATCAAGTTGAAGTAGCGACATCCTCAACAACCTTACCAAGCGCACCGGGTCAGTTGCCTCAACATTACGCGCCAAAAATTCCCTTGTACCTCTATCCATTCGGAACCGTTCCCTCTCCAATTCCGGGAAAACGTTGCGGGTGCCTCCTCACCACCGGAAGAGCAACCGCTGGTTTCAACGTTACGGAAATTCTCTCCGAGCAGAACGATTTACGGGAAATGGCGGTGAATTTGTTCGCTGCAATGCGGCGGCTGGAAACGCAAGCAATTGATTGCATTCTTGCGGTGAAGACAAGCGGAGATGGGCTGGGGGCAGCCATCAACGACCGCTTAACACGAGCAGCTGCTAACGTCTACTAA